Proteins encoded together in one Colius striatus isolate bColStr4 chromosome 3, bColStr4.1.hap1, whole genome shotgun sequence window:
- the SHMT1 gene encoding serine hydroxymethyltransferase, cytosolic: MANSTQSDRGLPSAELWASHNKMVMEPLDSNDPEVHNIIKKEKQRQRLGLELIASENFASRAVLEALGSCMNNKYSEGYPGQRYYGGTEFVDELERLCQKRALQAYQLDPQKWGVNVQPYSGSPANFAVYTALVEPHGRIMGLDLPDGGHLTHGFMTDKKKISATSVFFESMPYKVNPKTGYIDYDKLEENARLFHPKLIIAGVSCYSRNLDYARMRQIADANGAYLMADMAHISGLVAAGVVPSPFDHCDVVSTTTHKTLRGCRAGMIFYRKGTRSVDPKTGKETLYNLESLINQAVFPGLQGGPHNHAIAGIAVALRQAMTPEFKAYQQQVVANCKALSAALTKMGYDIVTGGSDNHLILLDLRSRGTDGGRAERVLELCSIACNKNTCPGDISALRPSGLRFGTPALTSRGFQQDDFRTVAQYIHRGIELTLRVQKDMSPKATLKEFKEKLAEEKYQRELKALKEEVEAFAATFPLPGLPVL; encoded by the exons ATGGCAAACTCAACACAGAGTGACAGGGGCCTCCCGAGCGCCGAGCTCTGGGCCTCCCATAATAAGATGGTAATGGAGCCGCTTGACAGCAACGACCCAGAG GTGCACAACATCATCAAGAAGGAGAAGCAGCGGCAGCGGCTGGGGCTGGAGTTAATTGCATCGGAGAACTTTGCGAGCCGAGCGGTCCTAGAGGCCCTGGGATCCTGCATGAACAACAAATACTCAGAGGGCTACCCAGGCCAGAG GTACTATGGTGGAACAGAGTTTGTGGATGAGCTGGAAAGGCTGTGCCAGAAGCGAGCACTGCAGGCATATCAGCTCGACCCCCAGAAGTGGGGTGTCAACGTCCAGCCCTACTCAG GCTCACCTGCCAACTTCGCGGTGTACACGGCCCTGGTGGAGCCCCATGGCAGGATCATGGGGCTGGACCTGCCTGACGGGGGCCACCTCACCCACGGGTTCATGACGGACAAGAAGAAGATCTCTGCCACCTCTGTCTTCTTTGAGTCCATGCCCTACAAG gTCAACCCCAAGACTGGTTACATTGACTATGACAAGCTGGAGGAGAATGCCCGCCTCTTCCACCCCAAGCTGATCATAGCAG GCGTCAGCTGCTACTCCCGCAACCTGGACTACGCTCGCATGCGGCAGATCGCCGATGCCAACGGTGCCTATCTCATGGCTGACATGGCCCACATCAGCGGGCTGGTGGCTGCCGGTGTGGTGCCCTCGCCCTTTGACCACTGCGACGTTGTCTCCACCACCACCCACAAGACCTTgagaggctgcagggctggcatgATCTTCTACCGCAAAG GCACCCGCAGTGTGGACCCCAAGACGGGCAAGGAAACACTCTACAATCTGGAGAGCCTCATCAACCAGGCGGTCTTCCCCGGGCTGCAGGGAGGCCCACACAACCATGCCATTGCAG GCATCGCTGTGGCACTGCGGCAGGCCATGACGCCTGAGTTCAAGGCTTACCAGCAGCAGGTGGTGGCCAACTGCAAGGCGCTCTCAGCAGCGCTGACGAAGATGGGCTACGACATTGTCACAG GGGGCTCTGACAACCACCTGATTCTCCTGGACCTGCGCAGCAGAGGCACTGACGGTGGCCGGGCCGAGCGGGTGCTGGAGCTCTGCTCCATCGCCTGCAACAAGAATACGTGTCCTG GTGACATAAGCGCCCTGCGCCCCAGTGGCCTGCGGTTCGGGACACCAGCTCTCACCTCCCGTGGCTTCCAGCAGGATGACTTCCGCACCGTGGCTCAATACATCCACCGAG GGATCGAGCTCACACTGCGTGTGCAGAAGGACATGAGCCCCAAGGCCACGCTGAAGGAATTCAAGGAGAAACTGGCAGAGGAGAAATACCAGAGGGAGCTGAAGGCGCTGAAAGAAGAGGTGGAAGCCTTCGCAGCAACCTTCCCACTCCCGGGGCTGCCTGTCCTGTAA
- the LOC104550318 gene encoding chemerin-like receptor 1 produces the protein MESSSSSTSPFPASSPTVPLENATAHDYYSSLQKSMHILSMVVYGIACLLGVTGNGLVIWITGFKMKKTVNSVWFLNLAVADFIFTFFLPLSIAYTALGFHWPFGKLLCKLNSTIAFLNMFASVFLLTVISMDRCVSVAFPVWCHNRRRPELAARIALGTWVLALLLSSPYLVFRDTVVSSRNVTTCYNNFALSDDYTTEGTRRLWRVRHKAMIVTRFLCGFLIPFTVILICYSIVAVKLKRRQLANSAKPYRIIIAVTVSFFLCYFPYHVFSLLEISKNSSSHEMKMALYIGIPLVSSLAFFNSCINPILYVFVGPDFKEKFCQSILSTFEGAFSEESVLGSLASRRKSRSASEAEIPRV, from the coding sequence atggagagcagctcttcttccacttcccccttccctgccagTTCCCCCACTGTGCCGCTGGAGAATGCCACTGCCCACGACTACTACTCCAGCCTCCAGAAGAGCATGCACATCCTCTCCATGGTGGTGTATGGCATTGCCTGCCTGCTGGGGGTGACAGGCAACGGCCTCGTCATCTGGATCACTGGCTTCAAGATGAAGAAGACGGTGAACTCTGTCTGGTTCCTCAACCTTGCCGTTGCTGATTTCATCTTCACCTTTTTCCTGCCCCTCAGCATTGCCTACACCGCCCTGGGCTTCCACTGGCCGTTTGGGAAGCTCCTGTGCAAGCTGAATAGCACCATCGCCTTCCTCAACATGTTCGCCAGCGTCTTCCTCCTGACGGTCATCAGCATGGACCGCTGTGTTTCAGTCGCCTTTCCCGTCTGGTGTCACAACCGCCGGAGACCGGAGCTGGCGGCCAGGATCGCGCTGGGGACGTGGGTCCTGGCtctcctcctcagctccccGTACCTCGTCTTTCGGGACACTGTGGTCAGTTCCAGGAACGTCACCACCTGCTATAATAATTTTGCGCTGTCCGACGACTACACGACCGAGGGAACGCGGAGGCTGTGGAGGGTGCGCCACAAAGCCATGATCGTAACGCGGTTCTTGTGTGGGTTCCTCATCCCTTTCACAGTGATTCTCATCTGCTACAGCATTGTTGCTGTCAAACTGAAAAGGAGGCAGTTAGCCAACTCTGCGAAGCCGTACCGAATTATCATTGCTGTCACCGtctcctttttcctctgttatttCCCCTACCATGTCTTCTCCTTGCTGGAAATATCCAAAAATTCTTCCAGCCATGAGATGAAAATGGCCCTTTACATAGGGATCCCCTTGGTTTCCAGCCTTGCTTTCTTCAACAGCTGTATCAACCCCATCCTGTATGTATTTGTGGGGCCAGATTTCAAGGAGAAGTTTTGCCAGTCCATTCTGTCCACCTTTGAAGGGGCCTTCAGCGAGGAGTCTGTGCTGGGTAGCCTGGCCAGCAGGCGAAAGTCCAGGTCTGCTTCGGAAGCAGAGATCCCAAGGGTCTGA